In the genome of Urocitellus parryii isolate mUroPar1 chromosome 7, mUroPar1.hap1, whole genome shotgun sequence, the window ttcaacttttaaaagttttctcaTTAGTAACCTGGGGCTATAAAGAGTATCTATTTCATAGGGCTACTATACAAATTAAATGAGTGAAGTGCTCAGAGCAACATAGATGTGTAGTAAATTCAAGGTGTCCTTGATAGTTTCCTGTGGATAAACTTTTGGTCCAATTTGCTTTCCTGTTTATCTTAAAGACAACAAAAACTAGCCATAGAGATGGATGGGGAGGAACCTATAGACAGAGGAAGTAGAGttgggaaaaggaaaacattattttggttgttgtttaATTATGAAAGCACTTTCATGGCACCATTCAGAAACTTCAGAAAACAAAACTCTGAGTGTGGGTCTCACGTTTCCCAGATGGCAGCCCTGGTCATCGTTCTGCTCTGCATCATCACTGGAAATATAATTGTGTCTCAGTTCCCAGGGAGATTGGTCCCAGGGCCCCTTGTGGAAGTCataatctgcagatgctcaagccTCCTATACAAAATCTATTGCATTTGCCCATAATTTATGCACCTTCTTCTCCATATCTTAAGTTATCTCTAGGTTACCTGTAATGCCCAACACTATGTGAACCCTgtgtaaataattgttatattgtattgtttagggaataatgacaacaaaatgtctgtacatgttcagtactgGTGTAAACATTGTAGGCCACGCAGTTCACATCAGTAACAACATAACATttgtttttcctaatattttctattcttgGCTGGTTGAATTTGTGGATACAGCATTGGTGAATCTGGATGAGCAGCTGTTTTGCTTTTCTGGGCCTGTGGAAAGAGAATGCTAATAGTTTCCGCTGGGTAATTGGGAGGATGGAGAGACTTTTAATTAGATAAGGAAGCCAGGGAGGTGAATTGGGTTTGGCCAGACAAGTTcaaatttcaatatatatatatatatagagttATCTAGTGGGatgtccaggaaaaaaaaaatcatggctttCGTAAAGGGTGTGGTGAATACTTGAGGCCTAACCTGTTAGAGCAGTTGGTTCCCTTCAGATAAGAGGTTATAAGCTTGCCCCAAAATACCCATTTGGCTTTCAATAGATGCTTCTGACTGATGTCCTATTAaattcatcaatttttattttcaatgaacaACAATGTTAAATTTCTAAGCACAAAAGTCATACCAGAATCACACACCAATAACATGTACTTTTAGTCATGTCTGAAAAGTAGAGAAGTGAAAAAGAACACTTTACAAAAatctataatttacatttttataaatattttaaaggagaaGAGTGGAACGCATATGGTGACATTAGAGAAATgtataaagatttaattttgaaGCCTGTCTCATTAAACCTGACCTATTAggtgcatgtatatatacacatgtatctTGTTTATAAGTTTTAATAATTATGACCCAATGATGTGTGTTGGGCATGTCAATAATAACTGTGAACTCTCATAAAATCTGTGGTTTCTCACCAACAGAGTTGcattgattttgttctttttcaaagttcCTGAAAGGACATTTGAAAATCATCAGAGGTTGTAATCAAGTGCTTTGGGAATGAGTTGCCTCAGTTTACCTACTGATGAGAGGTTCCCTGCTGGTCTCCTCCATCTCTGCTGAATTCTAAAAAAAGTTATTGAGCCTCAGCAGCCTCCAGGAGGCAAATGTATGAAGGCTGCTGAGGCTCAGTCATCTCTATATTGGGAGTTTTCTGTTTAGCTTCTTTCAAACAGAAAGGAGTCAATTTGTTGGAAATGGAGAAAGTTCATGACACCAGTCCACTTCATTAACAAACAGTTCATTACTGTAGATAACAGCATGCTTTTTAGTGTACAGTTAAATAGGAAATTAAGAATCTCTGACTTCACTTTGAAGAGTTGAAGTTTTCCTTGGCTCTTGGGCTTGGAAGTGCAGAGTTGCCCTATCTCAAAAGGGAGCCCAATAGAGAACCCTGAAGTCAAACTTCAACATATGGTGAAATACTTGTACGACAGCATGTTCAGTATGAGCCTCGACTTCACTATGTCATTCACTACAGTGGCATTTTCTAGGAATTGCACGAGTGCACACAACAATGTAAAATGAATGAACATGGTATAGTCTATAAAGTAAATCAGGTATCTGACTTAAATTGATATAAATTTGCGTTTGTAATAAACATCACAGGAAAGTCATCCCTAAGCCATATCCTGAGCTTACCTTGATTCCAAGTTTACagctgaaatattttcattataaaagacAGACATAAATGACCTCATATTATCACAGAAAAATACATAGGACTCAAGGATGCAGTAATGgttcttcattgtttttcttataCTCATTTGATGACAGGTCATGCAGCAGCTACAGTTTGCCTCTGCAGGTGGGCTTCTTGAGGGCCACATTACATTTCCCCTCTGCTGGTCTTCAGCTCCAGCTCCTGGAGGAAGGCCTCATTGTTCTGAGGACAGTTGGTGTGACAGGTACAGGTTCCGATGACCATGACTGGTTTCTTGATGATTTGCCCTGGAGAGCACTGGAACTCCACCTGGATGGTTTTGGTGTTGTGGGGTGTGCAGCATCGGCCATCGCTGCAGACTCCACAGAACCTGGGCTTATAGGTGTGCAGGCTGGTGCAGTTCTTGAACTGCAGGTGGATGGCTTTGAGTGATTTCTTGGTGCggagacatttttttcctttctaagaaGAAAAGGAGTGATATGAGGAATTATGTGTATACAAAGCCAGTTCTTTCCACTATATGATGACCTCAGGAAACTTGAAGTTGATGGGATTTAAGATACTTTCTCATCAGTGTGAAGTAAGTGGAGAATTAATTTAAGATTCCTTAAATAAACTGGATAGTGAGGAACCCTGGTGTTGATTTTCAGCAGAGAATGGACTGTTTTATTTCCTACTTCAATTCTTAAGCTGTGGATTTGCCAGAGTTCTCCCCTGATCACTTTTCTAGGCACAGCTTGTGGGGTGAATAGACTCTAAATTCTCTTTGATCAGATGATCTTGAAACCTAGTGTGCTACAGAATCATTTCCTGGGAGTGTTAACACATAGATTGCTGGGTCTCACTTCCAGAGTTTCAGATTCAGTACCTCTGATGTGGGGCCCACAAATTTGCTTTCTAACAAGTTTTTAGATGCTGCTACTCGTCTGGGGAGTACACTCTAAAAGCCACCATCTCATTGAAGAATAAGGGAGAAATGATTATTATGTTTGTACTTCCCTAGGTTTCAAACAACTTTCTATAACTTTTATGACATAGGTACAGTATAAATAAACATCTTAAATATAATACCTTGCAATGTTAAATGAGGTTCAAAGTACTAATTTtgtgaaaaagaaacaattgaaaatgcCAAATTTTAGAAGATGGATAGACCTTATTTAATAAAGTAGCTATTATGTCCTTGAAAGTATTGAaaggcttccttttttttttgcatgtttaaaGTTTTAATGTCTAGCATAAATTTTTGTCAACATCTACAAAAAGAGGCTCAAAGCATCCCCATGGGGGcagtatatgtgtgtttgtgtatgtgtgagtatgtgtgtataaatgtgtgACTGCTTGTGTGGGTTAAATATACATGGCTATTACATGTATGTTTCCTAAGTGTGGGGAGATGCATCTTTTAGGGTATAATTTTCTAGAAAAGATGTTTTTAGGAGTTCTTTTGAAGTGATAGAAGCAACATGATGTTAGGATGGACCTCAAAAAATCTTATGGCTAAATAGCCATATAACTAATGCAACCACTAGGGactcttttattttatcagtaaGTTGAAATTTTAAGTAATGATGGCTACTGTTAACAGAATATTTAATCTATGCTCAGCACTTGGCAAATTCATTCTGCTTAATCCTTCTGCTAACCTTGAGGTAGACACTTTCAATGACCCCATTATATGGGGGAAGGAATTCAGGCTGAGAGGTTAAGGAAAATTTCCAAGATCACCCAGCTAGTTCATGCTGAAAGTGGGATTTAAAGCCAAGCTGTCTGGCTGTAGAGTTGTAGCCTTAAGCATTAGATGATCTTGCCTCTGTGTAGAGATATGTCAATCTTGAATTTCTGAGGGCTGTTTTATTTTGGCATTAGGTTTGTCCATAGAATGGTTCAATTTAGGTATTGCATTTTTCTGATGTAGGGCTCTGGTAACAGGGCCTGTGATGTCATCACAAACCAATCAGAGCTTCGGATCTGCATGCCTTACACTCAGAGTTAACACACTGAGCTGACAGAATtccaacaaaaaaaggaaagaaatacacTGTTTCACTTGGCTCACATGTTGCCTTATGATGGCAAGTGTACTGTTTCCACTAGGCTTTAACAAATACCGACAGTAATTCCCAGACACTCATTCATGTATTCATCAACAATAGTTGATAACGCACACCCTGTGTTCCAGGTAGGGTGCTGGGCATTTTGGGGAAGAGTAAGCAGACACAGTCCCCACCAATGTGTTTCATGCTGATTGAACCTAAGGGGTGAAGGAAACTGCAGTCAGAGCTGACCTCTTTCAAATCAGTTGTGTTTGATGACAGGGTAGTGGATTTTCTCCAGGAATGGAAAGGGATCTGCCGGGCCATTTTCTATTGGTGAAAGTATTACAGTTGTCTAGCTCTTCCCTCTTTTCCTGTAGATCTGCTGTAGGTTGCTTGGGggtatttaaatacatttaaaaagggggagaaagaagCTACTTGGTCTGCATTCAGGAAGCTCTCTGCCTTTTTTCTGGGATTAATGCCCAACTTAGAGACAACCTGAGTCAACTAGTATTATAAGTGACTTGCTGAGCCCAGGCTCCCACTGCTTTCACGGTGGCAGGTTCCTACCTTATCTGTTGGTTGCTCAGGCTCTTGTTCACAGGGCCGCACCATGCAGAGCCGAGACTGCTTCACCATCTCACACTGACGATTCCTGTTGGTGACCCTGGTGGAAAGACCCATTCCACAGCTCTTGGAACATGCACTCCACTCTGTGGTCTGCTCAATGCAGTTGATGCTCGAGTCGGAGACTTCAACTCCTACGGTGGCTTCTGGCCTGTAGGCTAGGGGATGGATAAAGAAAGACAGCTATCTTGGGGAAAATGTAGGGATCAAAGAGTGCTCCTTTAAGCCAACATTACAAAGTGGATCTCGTTAAATTTTGTACCTAATGAACACAGGTGCTCTGAAGGCACAGAAATGAAATTATCTGTAAACCTTTCTAGGTAGCACCATGCCTGCCACATTGTAAGACTTCCAGAAATCTCTGCAGAATAACTGTCCAAACAGACCTTAAGAAACTTAGGCTAACTTGTCTTTTTAAAGTTTACCAGTTTTAAGACTATAGAACAGTACAGCATTGGAAACTATTCCATAATAGTTTTCCATGTGATTTTGTACATAAAAAGGATTGTGAGAAAGTTTTAATCGTGATGAGTAAATAGAATTGGCCAAGTCAAAATAGTGATAAAAGCAATGCTTTTAGTAGGTAGAACTGGTTGTTTGGGTTCtgggagatacacacacacacacacacacacacacccctggacTCTGATCACAAACAGTTCCATCTCAAAACTTAATATACATGGCTTGGGGGATATCTGTTCTGCAAGGCAGTTTTCCTATCAGCAAGGCATGTCTGATAATTTCTGACCTCAGAAATACTGAAAAACTGTGGATTCTGCCAATATAAATAATGTGGTTGATTAATGGCTCCTAAAATATTCTCTACTGTCTCTTGAGATCTCTCCATCCTCAAACTAtgcaatatataaagaaataaaagtaatgtaAAACAAAGTTCCTGAAGTGTCACTTGGCCCTTTCTACAGCATCTGGAAAGATGGTGTTTCTCTGTGACCACTGCATCAGGAGGAGTAGCATTCCTTAGGGAGGCTAGTTCCAAGAAAGCACAGGTGGTATGCAGAATCCAGAAAAGGAGGATTCTTACTTTTATCCTCATAGTGCTAATAAGGGTCAAGTTGGATGAATGGACTAAAATACAAATAGTAGtcataagataaaaaaaaatagccactgAATTTTTCAGGTCCTCTTTAGGAAAAGTTGTGTGTACACTTCAGTAACTTAGTTTGGATTGAAAGACATGGTGCATTTAGTCTCAATGGATAATCTGGAATCTATAGCAGAATGGCCAGAAACCGAGGCCAGCTTCTCATCCCAAACCCAAACAATGCATGTGATTTGTGCTTGCATTCACCCTGTGCCATGACCATTCCTGAGTATACCGAATGGCTCACCTGGAAGGGCAAGGCCTCCCAATGTCCCCTTCTCATTGGGGCCACAGGTCCACTTTTCACAGCACTCTCCAGGCACAGCAACTTTTCTGGGAGCTGGGCAGTCAGGACCAGGCAGTAGCACATCCAGCTGACACCGGGGCACACAGCCAATCTGTCCGTCTCTACAGGTGCAGTGGTATTGGCAGTTTGGCTCAAACTTCTCTCCGCTGCGGTAAATTACCCCATCGAACACACAGTTGTCTCCTTCTAGCACTAGAATATTGCGGGAGCAacacagagggaagaagagagagaaaaacaataacaGTGCACTGAGAGAGCTATGTGAAATTTGGAGGACATGTTCCGaagtctttccttttctattt includes:
- the Ccn3 gene encoding CCN family member 3; translated protein: MHKVQSMNLFVQKRCLCLAFLLHLLGQVSATQRCPSPCPRQCPETPPTCAPGVRAVLDGCSCCLVCARQRGESCSELKPCDQSSGLYCDRSADPSNQTGICMVLEGDNCVFDGVIYRSGEKFEPNCQYHCTCRDGQIGCVPRCQLDVLLPGPDCPAPRKVAVPGECCEKWTCGPNEKGTLGGLALPAYRPEATVGVEVSDSSINCIEQTTEWSACSKSCGMGLSTRVTNRNRQCEMVKQSRLCMVRPCEQEPEQPTDKKGKKCLRTKKSLKAIHLQFKNCTSLHTYKPRFCGVCSDGRCCTPHNTKTIQVEFQCSPGQIIKKPVMVIGTCTCHTNCPQNNEAFLQELELKTSRGEM